In the genome of Leptospira noumeaensis, one region contains:
- a CDS encoding AAA family ATPase: MQIIQKIEIKNFRSFGNRKQEKTEINEIKKLNIFSGSNDSGKSNILRALNLFFNKKTNLNEFFVFENDYFQRVNRDDDDIKEELVTIKIWFNNTKNRNLNRQNRSEIKLPESFWVSRKWKKSSEYSTYDQDDGVKLAFQKEKGDFQKDFFDQKTMQLRSNIKASLSKQLTDYLDSVQYHYIPAIKDKEYFSHLYGELQQTLLKEKKSNVETNKSNFQKSIQDDTLILMQEFERVANNNFLNVQPVFELPNLINLFRTLKVQTGLVNLLFRGDGIQAKLIPEILNFISTKESSFTVKNIKSGEKAKKYFIWGYEEPENSFEYKNAQLLADRFKDTFTENAQIFLSTHSFNFLSLNGDNISKYRVWKDDSIESSRITKITYNKNGEVNFDTKDFRNDFYRLNEELGVFSLNNKLEEIFIETEKYKRILENKFKTIKKSENCLLVEDTYDQIYKIAWLKINNINCSEANYESLFEEKANFRVMGMEGAGSVSGFLRAKNVSIFKDNNIVGLFDFDKEGTENYSNLKKEKFWTAENSGDKNSCIFKKRTDHKSCYAMLIPVPANLTYLADIKHPNFSNFIEIENLLPENFLTENDLVEEMEILERKYYKIKDDKKKSLWKLLFNLESKHFSNFIPIFEKLEEWFG; this comes from the coding sequence ATGCAAATCATACAAAAAATAGAAATCAAAAATTTTCGTTCATTCGGTAACAGAAAGCAAGAAAAAACCGAAATAAACGAAATTAAAAAACTAAATATTTTTTCTGGATCTAACGATTCAGGAAAATCAAATATATTGAGAGCCTTAAACTTATTTTTTAACAAAAAGACAAATTTAAATGAGTTTTTCGTTTTTGAAAACGATTACTTTCAACGAGTAAATCGAGACGACGATGATATCAAGGAGGAACTCGTTACCATTAAAATTTGGTTTAATAATACAAAGAATAGAAATCTTAATAGACAAAATAGATCTGAAATAAAACTTCCAGAAAGTTTTTGGGTTTCAAGAAAATGGAAAAAAAGTTCGGAGTATAGTACATACGATCAAGATGATGGAGTAAAATTAGCTTTTCAAAAAGAAAAGGGAGATTTTCAGAAAGATTTTTTTGATCAAAAAACAATGCAGTTAAGATCAAATATAAAAGCAAGCCTTTCGAAACAACTAACTGATTATCTAGATTCCGTGCAATATCATTATATACCAGCCATAAAAGATAAAGAATATTTCTCTCATTTATATGGAGAATTACAACAAACATTACTAAAAGAAAAAAAATCTAACGTAGAAACGAATAAATCAAACTTTCAAAAATCGATTCAAGATGACACCTTGATTCTAATGCAAGAATTCGAAAGAGTTGCAAATAACAATTTTCTAAACGTTCAACCCGTATTTGAATTACCAAATCTAATCAATCTATTTCGTACCTTAAAAGTTCAGACAGGATTGGTAAATCTATTATTCCGAGGAGATGGAATTCAAGCCAAGTTAATACCTGAAATTCTAAATTTCATATCAACAAAAGAAAGCTCATTTACTGTAAAAAATATTAAATCAGGAGAAAAAGCAAAAAAATACTTTATATGGGGTTATGAAGAGCCAGAAAATTCTTTCGAATATAAAAATGCCCAGCTTCTAGCTGATAGATTTAAAGATACTTTTACAGAAAATGCACAGATTTTCCTTTCAACTCATTCATTTAATTTCTTATCATTAAACGGCGACAATATTTCAAAATATAGAGTCTGGAAAGATGATTCAATAGAAAGCTCTCGAATAACGAAAATAACTTATAATAAAAATGGAGAAGTAAACTTTGATACCAAAGATTTCAGAAATGATTTTTATAGACTAAATGAAGAACTAGGAGTCTTCTCATTAAATAACAAACTTGAAGAAATCTTTATTGAAACAGAAAAATATAAGAGGATATTAGAAAATAAATTCAAGACAATTAAAAAATCAGAAAACTGCTTATTAGTAGAAGATACTTATGATCAAATTTATAAAATCGCGTGGCTTAAGATTAACAATATAAATTGTAGTGAAGCTAATTATGAAAGTCTATTTGAGGAAAAAGCAAACTTTCGAGTAATGGGGATGGAAGGAGCCGGATCTGTTTCTGGTTTTTTAAGGGCGAAAAATGTCTCCATTTTTAAGGATAACAATATAGTAGGTTTATTTGACTTTGATAAAGAGGGAACAGAAAATTACAGTAATTTAAAAAAAGAAAAATTTTGGACAGCGGAAAATTCAGGGGATAAAAATAGCTGTATTTTCAAAAAAAGAACCGATCACAAATCCTGTTATGCTATGTTAATTCCAGTACCAGCAAATTTAACATATCTAGCTGATATAAAACATCCTAATTTTTCAAATTTTATCGAAATTGAAAATCTATTGCCAGAAAATTTCTTAACCGAAAATGATCTTGTTGAGGAAATGGAAATCTTAGAAAGAAAATATTACAAAATAAAAGATGATAAAAAAAAATCACTTTGGAAGTTATTGTTTAATTTAGAAAGTAAACATTTTTCAAATTTTATACCTATTTTTGAAAAGCTAGAAGAATGGTTCGGTTAG